One stretch of Rathayibacter festucae DSM 15932 DNA includes these proteins:
- a CDS encoding class I SAM-dependent RNA methyltransferase, which yields MAQTPPRASDRAAGTGEALGTEIELDISNVAHGGVFVARHEGRVVFVPDVLPGERVRVRVSEVRHDSFWRGEALEVLEASPHRVEHVWAQAGIDRRPEERVGGAEFGHAALEYQRELKRAVLVDSFSRFARREVDVVVAPVAGDDETGGLGWRTRNRLHVDDSGRVGPYAARSHHVVDVEGLPLATAASSAAAPLDQRLAPGSVVDLVDAAGSDGAAVLVHDPSDKRAKRDRTVVSEFVADRTFRVDRSGFWQVHRGAAATLFDAVQAAVDAGVADVRAANHDLYGGVGLLAAALADHLGAGVRVTSVESDARATEHALENLADQVGARATTARVDRYLRDALAQADARERGRWRAATVVLDPPRAGAGRAVTDALIELAPAQLVYVACDPVALARDVGALSAGGYELERLDGFDLFPHTSHVEAVARLVRRDG from the coding sequence ATGGCACAGACCCCGCCCCGCGCGTCCGACCGAGCCGCGGGGACCGGCGAGGCACTCGGGACCGAGATCGAGCTCGACATTAGCAACGTCGCCCACGGCGGCGTCTTCGTCGCCCGGCACGAGGGCCGCGTCGTCTTCGTCCCCGACGTGCTGCCCGGCGAGCGGGTCCGCGTGCGGGTCAGCGAGGTCCGCCACGACAGCTTCTGGCGCGGAGAGGCGCTCGAGGTGCTCGAGGCGTCGCCGCACCGCGTCGAGCACGTGTGGGCGCAGGCCGGCATCGACCGCCGTCCCGAGGAGCGCGTCGGCGGCGCCGAGTTCGGCCACGCCGCGCTCGAGTACCAGCGCGAGCTCAAGCGCGCCGTGCTGGTCGACTCCTTCTCCCGCTTCGCCCGGCGCGAGGTCGACGTCGTCGTCGCCCCGGTCGCGGGCGACGACGAGACCGGCGGCCTCGGCTGGCGCACCCGCAACCGCCTGCACGTCGACGACTCCGGCCGCGTCGGTCCCTACGCCGCGCGCAGTCACCACGTCGTCGACGTCGAGGGCCTGCCGCTCGCGACCGCCGCCTCCTCGGCCGCGGCCCCGCTCGACCAGCGCCTGGCCCCGGGATCCGTCGTCGACCTCGTCGACGCCGCAGGATCGGACGGCGCGGCCGTGCTCGTGCACGACCCGTCCGACAAGCGCGCGAAGAGGGACCGCACGGTCGTCTCCGAGTTCGTCGCCGACCGCACCTTCCGCGTCGACCGCTCCGGCTTCTGGCAGGTGCATCGCGGAGCCGCGGCGACCCTCTTCGACGCGGTGCAGGCCGCCGTCGACGCCGGCGTCGCCGACGTCCGTGCCGCCAACCACGACCTCTACGGCGGAGTCGGGCTGCTCGCCGCCGCGCTGGCCGACCACCTCGGCGCCGGCGTCCGCGTGACGAGCGTCGAGAGCGACGCGCGGGCCACGGAGCACGCCCTGGAGAACCTCGCCGATCAGGTCGGTGCCCGCGCGACGACCGCCCGGGTCGACCGCTACCTCCGCGACGCACTGGCCCAGGCCGACGCCCGGGAGCGCGGGCGCTGGCGGGCCGCGACGGTCGTCCTCGATCCGCCCCGGGCCGGAGCCGGCCGCGCGGTGACCGACGCCCTGATCGAACTCGCGCCCGCGCAGCTGGTCTACGTCGCCTGCGATCCCGTGGCCCTCGCCCGCGACGTCGGCGCGCTCTCCGCCGGCGGCTACGAGCTCGAGCGGCTCGACGGCTTCGACCTCTTCCCGCACACCTCGCACGTGG
- a CDS encoding Maf family protein, whose amino-acid sequence MRLHLASTSPARLALLRAAGIEPVVVPSEVDEPAAVARAERERGAALDADATVALLARAKATAVLGPEIDGLVLGGDSAFVLDGVVHGKPHEPERARERWRAQRGRTGRLHSGHWLIDHRGGRIVAETGAVTSAAVTFAADIEDDEIDAYVATGEPLEVAGAFTIDGRGAGFITAIEGDPSTVIGMSVPTLRSLVRELGVSWPSLWNR is encoded by the coding sequence GTGCGCCTCCACCTCGCCTCCACCTCCCCCGCCCGCCTGGCACTGCTGCGCGCCGCCGGGATCGAGCCCGTGGTCGTCCCCTCGGAGGTCGACGAGCCGGCCGCCGTCGCCCGCGCCGAGCGGGAGCGCGGGGCCGCGCTGGACGCCGACGCGACCGTGGCGCTGCTCGCCCGCGCCAAGGCGACGGCCGTCCTCGGGCCGGAGATCGACGGACTCGTCCTCGGCGGCGACTCCGCCTTCGTGCTCGACGGCGTCGTGCACGGCAAGCCGCACGAGCCCGAGCGCGCCCGCGAGCGCTGGCGGGCGCAGCGGGGGCGCACCGGACGCCTGCACTCCGGCCACTGGCTGATCGACCACCGCGGCGGTCGGATCGTCGCCGAGACCGGCGCGGTCACCTCCGCCGCCGTCACCTTCGCCGCGGACATCGAGGACGACGAGATCGACGCCTACGTCGCGACCGGGGAGCCGCTCGAGGTGGCCGGCGCGTTCACGATCGACGGCCGCGGCGCCGGCTTCATCACCGCGATCGAGGGCGACCCGTCGACGGTGATCGGGATGTCCGTGCCGACGCTGCGCTCGCTCGTGCGCGAGCTCGGGGTGTCCTGGCCGTCGCTCTGGAACCGCTGA